In the genome of Kitasatospora cineracea, one region contains:
- a CDS encoding LysR family substrate-binding domain-containing protein yields MTETEQPEQSPASFRLVYVPGVTPTKWLRVWEERLPDTPVELLQSAPADGHALLLSGGADAGLVRLPVDRTVLSAIPLYTETTVVVFPKDHWLAAAEEVTAADLAEEVVFHPQDDTLDWPELPGRPAFERPATTGDAIELVAANVGVLAVPQSLARLHHRRDLTYRTLVDVPQSQVALAWPEDATTDLVEEFIGIVRGRTANSSRGRTAAAEEQRRPSSTKKSKAQPQQRTGQGGSGKPKPTPGRRTGGGRTAQPKRGGSGGGRKK; encoded by the coding sequence GTGACCGAGACCGAGCAGCCCGAGCAGTCCCCCGCCTCCTTCCGCCTGGTGTACGTGCCGGGGGTGACGCCCACCAAGTGGCTGCGGGTGTGGGAGGAGCGGCTGCCCGACACCCCGGTCGAGCTGCTGCAGTCGGCGCCCGCCGACGGCCACGCCCTGCTGCTGTCCGGCGGGGCGGACGCCGGCCTGGTCCGGCTGCCGGTGGACCGGACGGTGCTCAGCGCCATCCCGCTGTACACCGAGACCACCGTGGTGGTCTTCCCCAAGGACCACTGGCTGGCCGCCGCCGAGGAGGTCACCGCCGCCGACCTCGCCGAGGAGGTCGTCTTCCACCCGCAGGACGACACCCTCGACTGGCCCGAACTGCCCGGCCGCCCGGCCTTCGAACGCCCCGCCACCACCGGCGACGCGATCGAACTGGTCGCCGCCAACGTCGGCGTGCTGGCCGTCCCGCAGTCCCTGGCCCGGCTGCACCACCGCCGCGACCTCACCTACCGCACCCTGGTCGACGTCCCGCAGTCCCAGGTCGCCCTCGCCTGGCCGGAGGACGCCACCACCGACCTGGTCGAGGAGTTCATCGGCATCGTCCGCGGCCGCACCGCCAACAGCTCCCGCGGCCGCACCGCCGCCGCCGAGGAACAGCGCCGCCCGTCCAGCACGAAGAAGTCCAAGGCCCAGCCCCAGCAGCGCACCGGCCAGGGCGGCAGCGGCAAGCCCAAGCCCACGCCGGGCCGGCGCACCGGCGGCGGCCGCACCGCCCAGCCCAAGCGCGGCGGCAGCGGCGGCGGCCGCAAGAAGTAG
- a CDS encoding DUF5997 family protein — translation MTTPKPKTSQTMKPATAAKKLGIYLAATPAEFQAGVVSRDELNAMQAEPPQWLVDLRRNGPHPRQVVAARLGVSVTGLGRAGISEALTTEQIDALREEDPEWLRRERTTQAEVRKEAQRVKDAEAKAASVKAAREAGKAAHKPGRK, via the coding sequence ATGACTACGCCCAAGCCCAAGACCTCCCAGACCATGAAGCCCGCGACCGCGGCCAAGAAGCTGGGGATCTACCTGGCGGCGACCCCCGCCGAGTTCCAGGCGGGCGTCGTCTCCCGCGACGAGCTCAACGCCATGCAGGCCGAGCCCCCGCAGTGGCTGGTCGACCTGCGCCGCAACGGTCCGCACCCGCGCCAGGTGGTGGCGGCCCGGCTCGGCGTCTCGGTCACCGGCCTCGGCCGCGCCGGGATCTCCGAGGCCCTGACCACCGAGCAGATCGACGCGCTGCGCGAGGAGGACCCGGAGTGGCTGCGCCGCGAGCGCACCACCCAGGCCGAGGTGCGCAAGGAGGCGCAGCGGGTGAAGGACGCGGAGGCGAAGGCCGCGTCGGTGAAGGCCGCCCGGGAGGCGGGCAAGGCCGCGCACAAGCCCGGCCGGAAGTAG
- a CDS encoding adenosine deaminase family protein, whose product MAGMTSLRRSGTAALVACAALLLPLAPTAQAADRAGSRPTEAAVAGLLDGIRQDPARLDAFLRAMPKGGDLHNHLSGAVTTELLIKLAAQDGLCIDSVTFTSATGPCQGTLRPAQDALAEGEFRTQVIRAWSMQDFTPGAESGHDHFFATFGKFGEASWRHPGTMIAEVTDTMAAQHQSYLETMLTPASGGVAALAAKVGFDPDLAALRRKLLADGQMQALVDSARADLDTAMAEYRSTEQCGTPQARPGCSVTVRIQSQASRASTPARVFAQLLIGMELASQDDRFVAVNLVQPEDYQSSLDNYQLEMQMLDFLHPLYPKAHISLHAGELVPGLVKPEDLTFHIRQAVLTGHAERIGHGVDVTHEDDAADLLRTLAERKVLVEVPLTSNAQILQVQGRQHPFPLYRKYGVPTALATDDPGVERIDITHEYVRAAQTYRLSYQDLKDLARNSLEYGFVSGRSLWRDRDGFKPVPECQGRALGSENPTPKCAALLASSPKAALEWKQEGAFRTFETSVLNVK is encoded by the coding sequence ATGGCGGGCATGACGTCGCTACGCCGTTCCGGCACCGCCGCACTCGTCGCCTGCGCGGCCCTGCTGCTGCCGCTCGCTCCCACTGCCCAAGCCGCCGACCGGGCCGGCTCCCGTCCGACCGAGGCCGCCGTCGCCGGCCTGCTGGACGGGATCCGGCAGGACCCGGCACGGCTGGACGCCTTCCTGCGGGCCATGCCCAAGGGCGGCGACCTGCACAACCACCTGTCCGGCGCGGTCACCACCGAACTGCTGATCAAGCTGGCCGCGCAGGACGGCCTGTGCATCGACTCGGTGACCTTCACCTCGGCCACCGGCCCCTGCCAGGGCACCCTGCGTCCGGCCCAGGACGCGCTGGCCGAGGGCGAGTTCCGCACCCAGGTGATCCGGGCCTGGTCGATGCAGGACTTCACCCCCGGCGCGGAGTCCGGCCACGACCACTTCTTCGCCACCTTCGGCAAGTTCGGCGAGGCCAGCTGGCGCCACCCCGGCACGATGATCGCCGAGGTCACCGACACCATGGCCGCCCAGCACCAGAGCTACCTGGAGACCATGCTGACCCCGGCCTCCGGCGGGGTCGCCGCGCTGGCCGCCAAGGTCGGCTTCGACCCGGACCTCGCGGCGCTGCGCCGGAAGCTGCTGGCCGACGGTCAGATGCAGGCCCTGGTGGACAGCGCCCGCGCGGACCTGGACACCGCGATGGCCGAGTACCGGTCCACCGAGCAGTGCGGCACCCCGCAGGCCCGGCCCGGCTGTTCGGTGACGGTGCGGATCCAGTCCCAGGCCTCCCGCGCCTCCACCCCGGCCCGGGTCTTCGCCCAGCTGCTGATCGGCATGGAACTCGCCTCCCAGGACGACCGGTTCGTCGCGGTGAACCTCGTCCAGCCGGAGGACTACCAGTCCTCGCTGGACAACTACCAGCTCGAGATGCAGATGCTGGACTTCCTGCACCCGCTCTACCCGAAGGCCCACATCAGCCTGCACGCGGGCGAGTTGGTGCCCGGCCTGGTCAAGCCGGAGGACCTGACCTTCCACATCCGGCAGGCCGTGCTGACCGGCCACGCCGAGCGGATCGGCCACGGCGTGGACGTCACCCACGAGGACGACGCGGCGGACCTGCTGCGCACCCTGGCCGAGCGCAAGGTGCTGGTCGAGGTGCCGCTGACCTCCAACGCGCAGATCCTCCAGGTGCAGGGGCGGCAGCACCCGTTCCCGCTGTACCGCAAGTACGGGGTGCCGACCGCGCTGGCCACCGACGACCCGGGCGTGGAGCGGATCGACATCACCCACGAGTACGTCCGCGCGGCGCAGACCTACCGGCTGAGCTACCAGGACCTGAAGGACCTGGCGCGCAACTCGCTGGAGTACGGCTTCGTCTCCGGCCGGAGCCTGTGGCGCGACCGGGACGGGTTCAAGCCGGTGCCGGAGTGCCAGGGCCGGGCCCTCGGGTCGGAGAACCCGACGCCGAAGTGCGCGGCGCTGCTGGCCTCCAGCCCGAAGGCGGCGCTGGAGTGGAAGCAGGAGGGGGCGTTCCGCACCTTCGAGACCTCGGTGCTGAACGTGAAGTAG
- a CDS encoding tetratricopeptide repeat protein — MLDTIDAVRAALRANDELPHGRTRTVTAEELVDAAEQFDDPELLAFALLELTEAYEYDAEQRKLPVVFARIAKLRTEHPDSFGDWENHATDWRYKWVAAALLSVPDVPLEAVRRWHGELRRHYLERGHDLQPYYAQQYRLAAHTGEGVQDAFELWAGRWRSRYSDCHACELREQARHFVARGEDERALEIWQPVFSGERSCSEEPHTSRALALLPLLRAGRLDEARSAHLTGYRWARGRPAAAEAVGLHLEFCALTRNEPRGLEILAENRDLFDRHGDPLSRLHFLTGAHLLLARLVEDGHGDVPVAGPPGAHRTAAALLAELRTEGDALAARYDARNGTAAVGDARRARLARTPLFAEPLPLGLRATGPAPAAAQPAPAPAATPAAPADLAELVQKARELSTTNHPDAILHWNRIGALIEAPDHRHPEDAERSGLGSLAQLRAELALERAFESHTSDQEATALYTSAAALFEQAGLTARALGCRARLAGPTDDHPGDLPVIRELCARLAELAEDGTPYGGRELVAVLQLQANAELRALFEATAEAGGPDGPGPDPAALAEAEATLERLYTEAERHGFPHRQANARLLGARARFLADRHRDESDAFAAADRLITEAEQLVDRAGAPWRLAQVYGQRGELAMYTGDLTAAERFLRQAAETAAQYGDRSAGTARVHDGLARTYLGLDRPAEAARAFTEAAARYDRNGDADDAASARIMLGQVLCGSGRADDGVAVLESVLLEPAFTELDVREQAQARLNLARGLRELDEPRAAAEEYLLLADQVAGFEERHILTMVAAEAAAALAAAEQWPAADLARQRALDSHRTAPHADAVFDMLLRQARHTADRHGPDHPEAAEQALARLDEAAEVARTAEREDQDFASGCPDGTLHDTRARTLSTLRRDEEALAEMELAIAAFAAYGPGAQHGRAESIRVAAILEANRLDRRDAALARLDAAVAEFRAADAEDAAQPLTELRAHLTRH, encoded by the coding sequence ATGCTCGACACCATCGACGCCGTCCGCGCCGCCCTGCGCGCCAACGACGAACTGCCCCACGGCCGCACCCGCACCGTCACCGCCGAGGAACTCGTCGACGCCGCCGAGCAGTTCGACGACCCCGAGCTGCTCGCCTTCGCCCTGCTCGAACTCACCGAGGCGTACGAGTACGACGCCGAGCAGCGCAAACTGCCCGTGGTGTTCGCCCGGATCGCCAAGCTCCGCACCGAGCACCCCGACAGCTTCGGCGACTGGGAGAACCACGCCACCGACTGGCGCTACAAGTGGGTCGCCGCCGCGCTGCTGAGCGTCCCCGACGTCCCGCTGGAGGCGGTCCGGCGCTGGCACGGCGAACTGCGCCGCCACTACCTGGAGCGCGGCCACGACCTGCAGCCCTACTACGCCCAGCAGTACCGGCTCGCCGCCCACACCGGCGAGGGCGTCCAGGACGCCTTCGAGCTCTGGGCCGGCCGCTGGCGCTCCCGCTACAGCGACTGCCACGCCTGCGAACTGCGCGAGCAGGCCCGGCACTTCGTCGCCCGCGGCGAGGACGAACGGGCCCTGGAGATCTGGCAGCCGGTGTTCTCCGGCGAACGCTCCTGCTCCGAGGAGCCGCACACCAGCCGGGCCCTCGCCCTGCTGCCGCTGCTGCGCGCCGGCCGGCTCGACGAGGCCCGCTCCGCGCACCTGACCGGCTACCGGTGGGCCCGCGGCCGCCCGGCCGCCGCCGAGGCGGTCGGCCTGCACCTGGAGTTCTGCGCGCTCACCCGCAACGAGCCGCGCGGCCTGGAGATCCTGGCCGAGAACCGCGACCTGTTCGACCGGCACGGCGACCCGCTCTCCCGGCTGCACTTCCTCACCGGCGCCCACCTGCTGCTCGCCCGGCTGGTCGAGGACGGCCACGGCGACGTCCCGGTGGCCGGCCCGCCCGGCGCGCACCGCACCGCCGCCGCCCTGCTCGCCGAACTGCGCACCGAGGGCGACGCCTTGGCCGCCCGCTACGACGCCCGCAACGGCACCGCCGCGGTCGGCGACGCCCGCCGGGCCCGGCTGGCCCGCACCCCGCTGTTCGCCGAACCGCTGCCGCTCGGCCTGCGCGCCACCGGCCCGGCACCGGCCGCCGCGCAGCCCGCGCCCGCCCCCGCGGCGACCCCGGCCGCCCCCGCCGACCTGGCCGAACTCGTGCAGAAGGCACGCGAGTTGAGCACCACCAACCACCCCGACGCGATCCTGCACTGGAACCGGATCGGCGCCCTGATCGAGGCCCCCGACCACCGGCACCCGGAGGACGCCGAACGGTCCGGCCTCGGCTCGCTCGCCCAGCTCCGGGCCGAACTCGCCCTGGAACGCGCCTTCGAGAGCCACACCTCCGACCAGGAGGCCACCGCCCTCTACACCTCGGCCGCCGCCCTGTTCGAGCAGGCCGGGCTGACCGCCCGGGCCCTCGGCTGCCGGGCCCGGCTGGCCGGCCCCACCGACGACCACCCGGGCGACCTTCCGGTGATCCGCGAACTCTGCGCCCGGCTGGCCGAGTTGGCCGAGGACGGCACCCCGTACGGCGGCCGCGAACTGGTCGCCGTCCTGCAACTGCAGGCCAACGCCGAACTGCGGGCACTCTTCGAGGCCACCGCCGAGGCGGGCGGCCCGGACGGCCCCGGGCCGGACCCGGCCGCCCTCGCCGAGGCCGAGGCCACCCTGGAGCGGCTGTACACCGAGGCCGAACGCCATGGCTTCCCGCACCGCCAGGCCAACGCCCGGCTGCTCGGCGCCCGGGCCCGCTTCCTGGCCGACCGCCACCGGGACGAGAGCGACGCCTTCGCCGCCGCCGACCGGCTGATCACCGAGGCCGAACAGCTGGTCGACCGGGCCGGCGCCCCCTGGCGGCTCGCCCAGGTGTACGGCCAGCGCGGCGAACTCGCCATGTACACCGGCGACTTGACGGCCGCCGAACGCTTCCTGCGGCAGGCCGCCGAGACCGCCGCCCAGTACGGCGACCGCTCGGCCGGCACCGCCCGGGTGCACGACGGCCTCGCCCGCACCTACCTCGGCCTGGACCGCCCCGCCGAGGCGGCCAGGGCGTTCACCGAGGCCGCCGCCCGCTACGACCGCAACGGCGACGCCGACGACGCCGCCTCCGCGCGGATCATGCTCGGCCAGGTGCTGTGCGGCTCCGGCCGCGCCGACGACGGCGTCGCCGTCCTCGAATCCGTGCTGCTGGAACCGGCGTTCACCGAACTCGACGTCCGCGAACAGGCCCAGGCCCGGCTCAACCTGGCCCGCGGCCTGCGCGAACTCGACGAACCCCGGGCCGCCGCCGAGGAGTACCTGCTGCTCGCCGACCAGGTCGCCGGGTTCGAGGAGCGGCACATCCTCACCATGGTCGCCGCCGAGGCCGCCGCCGCCCTGGCCGCCGCCGAGCAGTGGCCCGCCGCCGACCTCGCCCGGCAGCGCGCCCTGGACAGCCACCGCACCGCCCCGCACGCCGACGCGGTCTTCGACATGCTGCTGCGCCAGGCCCGGCACACCGCCGACCGGCACGGCCCCGACCACCCCGAGGCGGCCGAACAGGCCCTGGCCCGGCTCGACGAGGCCGCCGAGGTGGCCCGCACCGCCGAACGCGAGGACCAGGACTTCGCCAGCGGCTGCCCCGACGGCACCCTGCACGACACCCGGGCCCGCACCCTGAGCACCCTGCGCCGCGACGAGGAGGCCCTCGCCGAGATGGAACTCGCCATCGCCGCGTTCGCCGCCTACGGCCCCGGCGCCCAGCACGGCCGGGCCGAGTCGATCCGGGTCGCCGCCATCCTGGAGGCCAACCGCCTCGACCGCCGGGACGCCGCGCTGGCCCGGCTGGACGCCGCCGTCGCCGAGTTCCGGGCCGCCGACGCCGAGGACGCCGCCCAGCCCCTCACCGAACTGCGCGCCCACCTCACCCGCCACTGA
- a CDS encoding HSP90 family protein — protein sequence MTPNDPSAHTFQVDLRGLVDLLSHHLYSSPRVYLRELLQNAVDAITARQALDPAAPAAITVTTGEVFSVSDTGVGLTEADVHTFLATIGRSSKRTAEGDLDAGQLADARSEFIGQFGIGLLACFVVADEITVTTRSARTPDAPVVEWRGRSDGRYTITTLPGGARPEPGTTVTLTPRPDAEEWTAPRRVLELARHYGSLLRHEVTVVDAAGHPTRINRTPAPWAARHANPAARREALTEHCRDTFDFTPLDTIDLDLPLVGLSGVAYVLPEAVPPSRRAGHRVHLKGMLLSDQADELLPEWAFFVRCVVDAERLRPTASREALYADETLAAVRDALGLRIRDWLTDLSASDPGLLHRFLSVHHLAVKSLARHDDQLLRMLLPWLPFETTDGNVTLDEFARAHPVVLVTRTVEEFRQVAPIAGAAGLGVINGGYTYDRDLVHRLPEIRTGTTVADLDPATVTAHLDNVDPATELAAAAFLATAREVLGRFDCDVALRTFHPSSAPALLLDDREARHERTRTQLADQADGLWADILGSLGSSAPRAQLVLNHLNPLVRRAAAIRHRDLAVTTVEALYGQALLLARRPLKASESALLNRSFLSLLDHAMLGHEPAPGATGPAAPAGETGPTTPHQEP from the coding sequence GTGACCCCGAACGACCCCAGCGCGCACACCTTCCAGGTGGACCTGCGCGGCCTGGTCGACCTGCTCTCCCACCACCTGTACTCCAGCCCCCGCGTCTACCTGCGCGAACTGCTGCAGAACGCGGTCGACGCGATCACCGCCCGGCAGGCCCTCGACCCGGCCGCGCCCGCCGCGATCACCGTCACCACCGGCGAGGTCTTCTCGGTCTCCGACACCGGCGTCGGCCTCACCGAGGCCGACGTGCACACCTTCCTCGCCACCATCGGCCGCAGCTCCAAGCGGACCGCCGAAGGAGACCTGGACGCCGGTCAACTCGCCGACGCCCGGAGCGAGTTCATCGGCCAGTTCGGCATCGGCCTGCTGGCCTGCTTCGTGGTCGCCGACGAGATCACCGTCACCACCCGCTCCGCCCGCACCCCCGACGCCCCGGTGGTCGAGTGGCGCGGCCGCTCCGACGGCCGCTACACCATCACCACCCTGCCCGGCGGCGCCCGCCCCGAGCCCGGCACCACCGTCACCCTCACCCCGCGCCCCGACGCCGAGGAGTGGACCGCGCCCCGCCGGGTCCTCGAACTCGCCCGCCACTACGGCAGCCTGCTGCGCCACGAGGTCACCGTGGTCGACGCCGCCGGGCACCCCACCCGGATCAACCGGACCCCCGCGCCCTGGGCCGCCCGCCACGCCAACCCGGCCGCCCGGCGCGAGGCGCTCACCGAGCACTGCCGCGACACCTTCGACTTCACCCCGCTCGACACCATCGACCTGGACCTGCCGCTGGTCGGCCTCAGCGGCGTCGCCTACGTGCTGCCCGAGGCCGTCCCGCCGTCCCGCCGGGCCGGGCACCGGGTGCACCTCAAGGGCATGCTGCTCTCCGACCAGGCCGACGAACTGCTCCCCGAGTGGGCGTTCTTCGTGCGCTGCGTGGTCGACGCCGAACGGCTGCGCCCCACCGCCTCCCGCGAGGCGCTGTACGCCGACGAGACGCTCGCCGCCGTCCGGGACGCGCTCGGCCTGCGGATCCGCGACTGGCTGACCGACCTGTCCGCCAGCGACCCCGGCCTGCTGCACCGCTTCCTGTCCGTGCACCACCTGGCCGTCAAGTCGCTGGCCCGGCACGACGACCAGTTGCTGCGGATGCTGCTGCCCTGGCTGCCGTTCGAGACCACCGACGGCAACGTCACGCTCGACGAGTTCGCCCGCGCCCACCCGGTCGTGCTGGTCACCCGCACCGTCGAGGAGTTCCGGCAGGTCGCCCCGATCGCCGGCGCCGCGGGCCTCGGCGTCATCAACGGCGGCTACACCTACGACCGCGACCTGGTGCACCGCCTCCCCGAGATCCGCACCGGCACCACCGTCGCCGACCTCGACCCGGCCACCGTCACCGCGCACCTCGACAACGTCGACCCGGCCACCGAACTCGCCGCCGCCGCGTTCCTCGCCACCGCCCGCGAGGTCCTCGGCCGGTTCGACTGCGACGTCGCGCTGCGCACCTTCCACCCCAGCAGCGCCCCCGCCCTGCTGCTCGACGACCGCGAAGCCCGGCACGAGCGCACCCGCACCCAGCTCGCCGACCAGGCCGACGGGCTGTGGGCCGACATCCTCGGCTCGCTGGGCAGCTCCGCGCCCCGCGCCCAACTCGTGCTCAACCACCTCAACCCGCTGGTGCGCCGGGCCGCCGCGATCCGGCACCGCGACCTCGCCGTCACCACCGTCGAGGCGCTCTACGGCCAGGCCCTGCTGCTCGCCCGGCGCCCGCTCAAGGCCAGCGAGTCCGCGCTGCTGAACCGCTCCTTCCTGTCCCTGCTCGACCACGCCATGCTCGGCCACGAGCCCGCCCCCGGAGCGACCGGCCCCGCAGCCCCCGCCGGGGAGACCGGCCCGACCACGCCGCACCAGGAGCCGTGA
- a CDS encoding IS982 family transposase, with amino-acid sequence MTTEELDTLLTALYVQIDDHLPRTRWLGRPPRLTDSELVCLAVAQALLGFHSEARWIRFARARLRGMFPHLPERPGYNKRLRAARPLLQQAIRDLARDTDLWADPVWITDSTPVECGRSRDTARRSALAGWAGYGYSRSHSRWFWGLKLHLVCTPAGLPVTWALASPKVDEREVLAALVETEPELARERPGLLILADKGYVSAELDRFLEQHGITLLRPSYRNRTPRPGEGLLKSVRQLIESVNDTLKGQLGLEQHGGRTIEGLGARVGQRLLAMTCAIWHNRTTGQPVTRSLIAYDH; translated from the coding sequence GTGACGACCGAAGAGCTGGACACCCTCCTGACGGCACTCTACGTGCAGATCGATGACCACCTGCCCCGAACGCGCTGGTTGGGGCGCCCGCCGCGGCTGACGGACTCCGAACTGGTGTGCCTGGCCGTCGCCCAAGCCCTGCTGGGTTTCCACTCCGAGGCCCGCTGGATCCGCTTCGCCCGCGCCCGCCTGCGCGGCATGTTCCCGCACCTGCCCGAGAGGCCCGGCTACAACAAGCGCCTGCGCGCCGCACGCCCGCTGCTCCAGCAGGCGATCCGCGACCTGGCCCGGGACACCGACCTGTGGGCGGACCCGGTGTGGATCACCGACTCCACACCCGTCGAGTGCGGGCGCTCCCGCGACACCGCACGCCGCTCAGCCCTGGCCGGATGGGCCGGCTACGGCTACAGCCGCTCGCACTCACGCTGGTTCTGGGGCCTGAAACTGCACCTGGTCTGCACCCCGGCCGGACTCCCCGTCACCTGGGCCCTGGCCAGTCCGAAGGTCGACGAGCGCGAGGTGTTGGCCGCGCTCGTCGAAACCGAACCGGAGCTGGCCCGCGAGCGGCCCGGCCTGCTGATCCTCGCCGACAAGGGCTACGTCTCCGCCGAACTCGACCGCTTCCTCGAACAGCACGGCATCACGCTGCTGCGGCCGTCCTACCGCAACCGAACCCCACGCCCCGGGGAAGGGCTGCTGAAGTCCGTCCGCCAGCTGATCGAGTCCGTCAACGACACCCTCAAGGGCCAACTCGGCCTCGAACAGCACGGCGGACGCACCATCGAGGGCCTCGGCGCCCGAGTCGGCCAACGGCTACTCGCAATGACCTGCGCGATCTGGCACAACCGCACCACCGGCCAACCCGTCACACGCTCGTTGATCGCCTACGACCACTGA
- a CDS encoding NAD(P)/FAD-dependent oxidoreductase: MTTVNGGVSFWYAATGRPEPGAPLDGDTTADVCVVGGGYTGLWTAYYLKKAAPDLDVVLLEAEFCGYGASGRNGGWLYNGIAGRGRYARLHGEDAARRLQYAMNDTVAETLRAAEAEGIDCDAHRGGVLEVATTPAQLARLKARFAHEQAFGADDVHLLDAARTAERLYVPGALDATWTPHGARIHPAKLVLGLAAAVRRLGVRVHESTPATAIAPGRATTPHGTVSARTILRCTEGFTANVPGNRRSWLPMNSSMIATEPLPADFWDAVGWQHRDVLGDEAHAYMYAQRTADDRIALGGRGYPYRYGSRIDQDGATPAGTVAQLRSVLARMFPAAADARIDHAWSGVLGVPRDWCAAVDLDPATGLGFAGGYVGSGVATANLAGRTLRDLTLRHLHRAAPTDLTTLPWVGHHVRRWEPEPLRWLAVHTLYAAYHHADRHEHTTTSPLAALADRISGRG; this comes from the coding sequence ATGACCACCGTCAACGGAGGCGTCTCCTTCTGGTACGCGGCCACCGGCCGGCCCGAACCCGGCGCCCCGCTCGACGGCGACACCACCGCCGACGTCTGCGTGGTCGGCGGCGGCTACACCGGCCTGTGGACCGCCTACTACCTCAAGAAGGCCGCCCCCGACCTCGACGTCGTCCTGCTGGAGGCCGAGTTCTGCGGTTACGGCGCCTCCGGCCGCAACGGCGGCTGGCTGTACAACGGGATCGCCGGCCGCGGCCGCTACGCCCGGCTGCACGGCGAGGACGCCGCCCGCCGCCTCCAGTACGCCATGAACGACACGGTCGCCGAGACCCTGCGCGCCGCCGAGGCCGAGGGCATCGACTGCGACGCCCACCGCGGCGGCGTCCTCGAAGTCGCCACCACCCCCGCCCAACTCGCCCGCCTGAAAGCCAGGTTCGCCCACGAGCAGGCGTTCGGCGCGGACGACGTGCACCTGCTGGACGCCGCCCGCACCGCCGAACGCCTGTACGTCCCGGGCGCGTTGGACGCCACCTGGACGCCGCACGGTGCCCGGATCCACCCCGCCAAGCTCGTCCTCGGCCTGGCCGCCGCCGTCCGCCGACTCGGCGTCCGGGTCCACGAATCCACCCCCGCCACCGCCATCGCCCCCGGCCGCGCCACCACCCCGCACGGCACCGTCAGCGCCCGCACGATCCTCCGCTGCACCGAGGGCTTCACCGCCAACGTCCCCGGGAACAGGCGCAGTTGGCTCCCGATGAACTCCTCGATGATCGCCACCGAACCGCTGCCCGCCGACTTCTGGGACGCCGTCGGCTGGCAGCACCGCGACGTCCTCGGCGACGAGGCGCACGCCTACATGTACGCCCAGCGCACCGCCGACGACCGGATCGCCCTCGGCGGCCGCGGGTACCCCTACCGCTACGGCTCCCGGATCGACCAGGACGGCGCCACCCCCGCCGGCACCGTCGCCCAACTCCGGTCCGTGCTGGCCCGGATGTTCCCCGCCGCCGCCGACGCCCGGATCGACCACGCCTGGTCCGGCGTCCTCGGCGTCCCGCGCGACTGGTGCGCCGCCGTCGACCTCGACCCCGCCACCGGCCTCGGCTTCGCGGGCGGCTACGTCGGCAGCGGCGTCGCCACCGCCAACCTGGCCGGCCGCACCCTGCGCGATCTCACCCTCCGTCACCTCCACCGCGCCGCCCCCACCGACCTCACCACCCTCCCCTGGGTCGGCCACCACGTCCGCCGCTGGGAACCCGAACCCCTCCGCTGGCTCGCCGTCCACACCCTCTACGCCGCCTACCACCACGCCGACCGTCACGAACACACCACCACCTCCCCCCTCGCCGCCCTCGCCGACCGCATCTCCGGCCGCGGCTAG
- a CDS encoding VOC family protein, producing MRIHLTSVFVEDQTAALAFYTGVLGFVKKHDVPLGGGARWLTVVSPEQPDGTELLLEPSGHRAVPPYKAALREDGIPAASFAVDDVAAEYERLCGLGVVFTQEPLAMGPVTTAVFADTCGNLIQLVHTP from the coding sequence ATGCGCATCCACCTCACCTCGGTCTTCGTCGAGGACCAGACGGCGGCACTGGCCTTCTACACCGGGGTGCTGGGCTTCGTGAAGAAGCACGACGTGCCGCTCGGCGGGGGTGCCCGGTGGCTGACGGTGGTCTCCCCCGAGCAGCCCGACGGCACCGAGCTGCTGCTGGAGCCCTCGGGCCACCGGGCGGTGCCGCCGTACAAGGCGGCGCTGCGGGAGGACGGGATTCCGGCGGCCTCGTTCGCGGTGGACGACGTGGCCGCCGAGTACGAGCGACTGTGCGGCCTGGGCGTGGTGTTCACCCAGGAGCCGTTGGCGATGGGGCCGGTGACGACGGCGGTCTTCGCCGACACCTGCGGGAACCTGATCCAGCTCGTGCACACCCCGTAG
- a CDS encoding NUDIX hydrolase: MNPPAGATPPAVRETSRLLLLDHRDRLLLLCARDPRPAGGRWWFTVGGGVDEGEDASAAAVRELREETALDLPAERLGPVVWTRRTDFTFDGRPFRQREEYRLLRLTPAETAAVRVDPVEARFGHHWWTVRELATTDATVRPRDLAARLTALLREGPGPVPLHLGDVNDDED; encoded by the coding sequence GTGAACCCACCCGCCGGAGCCACCCCGCCCGCCGTCCGGGAGACCTCGCGACTCCTGCTGCTCGACCACCGGGACCGGCTGCTGCTGCTCTGCGCCCGCGACCCGCGGCCGGCCGGCGGGCGCTGGTGGTTCACCGTCGGCGGCGGCGTGGACGAGGGCGAGGACGCGTCGGCCGCCGCCGTCCGGGAGCTGCGCGAGGAGACCGCGCTCGACCTGCCCGCCGAACGGCTCGGCCCGGTGGTCTGGACCCGGCGCACCGACTTCACCTTCGACGGCCGCCCCTTCCGCCAGCGGGAGGAGTACCGCCTGCTGCGCCTGACCCCCGCCGAGACCGCCGCCGTCCGGGTCGACCCGGTCGAAGCCAGGTTCGGCCACCACTGGTGGACGGTCCGGGAGTTGGCCACCACCGACGCCACCGTCCGCCCGCGCGACCTGGCCGCCCGCCTCACCGCCCTGCTGCGCGAGGGGCCCGGCCCGGTTCCGCTGCACCTCGGCGACGTCAACGACGACGAGGACTGA